Part of the Fibrobacter sp. UWR4 genome is shown below.
CCTCAAAACGAAACATTGAACGTTGCAAGGGTGAAGAGTGGTTAGTGATTAGTGGTTAGTGGTTAGTGATTAGTGATTAGAAATTAGAGACTAGAGATTAGGGATGTCGGGAATACCCTGAGGAAAAAATAAAGACGAATCCATCCCGAAATCAAAAGCATATACATCTAGACGCCCTATCCCCTAGCCCCTAGCCCCTAACCCCTAAATCACCCTAGACCCTAAAATGCGCATGGGGGGTGCTCATTGTGAATCGTCAAATGTTGCGGGGGTGAAACGGTCTGCGTTTCTAATTGAAATTCCTCCCCTAATTCCGCTGTTTATTTCCGCTTGTTTTTTTAATACCTGCATATTTTTCCCGCTTTTTCAAAAGTTGGCACGGCCTTTGCAATAGGTGGGGTGTAAAAACAAGAAACAATGGGTCTTAAAGGCCCGCAACTCAATCGAGGTAAAAATCATGATGAACGCAAACGTAATCCCCACCGCTTTCTATGGCCTTCAGAACCTGATCGACAGCCTGAACAGCCTGAACGCAAACGACAAGACCGAAAAGGCCGAATGCGTCAAGCGTGAATACACCTACAGCCCCAAGGCCGACTACTACGAGGTGGAAAACGGCTTCGTCCTGGAAGTGGAACTCCCCGGCGTCAAGAAGGAAGATCTGGACATGCAGATTGAAAAGAACATCCTTACCGTCAAGGCAAGCCGTTCCCGCAAGGACAACAAGGTGAACTACGAACGCAGCTTCCGCCTGGCAGACGACATCGATACCGAAAACATCAAGGTCACCTTGGAAAACGGCATCCTGTCCTTCGGTCTCGTAAAAAAGCAGCAGGCCGCCGCCCGTAAACTGAACGTGGTGTAAATCCAGACCCTAGAAACTCACTTTAGACATTCTCTTCATACTCCTCCTTAAATCCACCAAAGGGTTCCTCCTGCGAGGAACCCTTTTTCCGTACGAAAGGGCAAAATTCCAAAACAAAAAATCATTAGTAAATTGCTAATGAGAGTGGCGAAATTTTACAAAAAACGGCAATTATGGACATAATGTCCACAGCAAAATATCGCAAAAACCTCTCTTCAGAATAAAATGGAAGTATATCTACCTCGGGAATTATGTGTTTGATCTTAAAAAAGGAGACAAAATGAAGCGAAAATTTGACCTTATGGGTGTAGCCTTGTTGACCTCAGTGGCTATGTTCATTGCATGTGGAGATGATTCCGGCTCTAATCCCAAGACCGACGATCCCATCTTCTCCTATGATTCTTCCAGCTCTGCGGATGTAATAATCCCCGGCTCCAGTGCAATCGACCCTGCCAGCTCCGGAAGCGAGCCCACCGTGGCAAATTCCAGTAGCGACGCCGTGACTCCGGTTCCCGGTTCCAGTAGCGACGCCATGACTCCGGTTCCCGGTTCCAGCAGCGACGCCATCGTTCCGCTCCCTGCATCCAGTAGCGGTGCTGTAGTGGAAAGCTCCAGCAGCGTGCCCGCAGCCATCAGCAGTTCCAGTGTAGCCGTTGCAAGTAGCTCTAGCAGCAGCAATCCCGTCGTAGAAAGTTCCAGCAGTGAAATCGCCTTGGGCCCCACCGAAAAGACTTATGCATTTGGCTATGCCCTAAAGAACGCTCCGCGCCCCTCCAAAGGCTGCGGCAAAAATTCTTCCCTGACCAAAACCAAAAGCGTTGAAAATGGCGATCGCTTCACCATGAACGTAGCCGGCTTGGATCGTGAATATTTCATCACGTTACCCAAGAATTACGACAACACCAAGCCCTACAAGCTTCTCTTCGCCATGCACTGCATGGGTTCCAACGCAGAAGATTTCGTTCACCACTATGCCGACCAGGATCATCCGTCTCCGTACTATGGCCAGCAGAAGTTGGACACCGAAGGCAACTACATCTTCGTTTCTCCTCGCGGCGATACACAGGAACCCGGAGCCATGTGGCAAGCCCCTTGGCGTGGAGGTGATGACAAGGACCACCTGTTCTTCGATCAGTTGCTGACCACCATGGAAGACAACTACTGTATCGACACCTCCCGCGTATTCGTCACCGGCTTTAGCTTCGGTTCCATGTACAGCTACTCCCTGGCAGAAGAATTCCAGGAAAGAGTCCGTGCTGTGGTTACCTACGCTGTGGCAGACTACAACATTTACGAACCCCACAAGAGCGGAACTGAAAAGCAGCTGCCCATCGCCTGGATGAATGTTCACGGCAAGAACGACGGCACCTGCCCCTACAACACCGCCCTCACAAGCGCACTGCCCCGCGTTCTCAAGAAGAACGGCAAGGCATCTGACGGTGATAGCAAATTCACTGACGCCAGTTCCGAAAAACCCCAGGAAGTGGGCGGTTCCGGCCATCTCTGCTACGACTTCAAGAACGTTGACGAACGTTTCCCCGTGAAGTGGTGCAGCTGGAATGGCGGCCATCAGTGGACTGCTTACGACAACGGCAACTGGCAGAGCACCTGGGTTCCCGAAGAAGTCCACAAGTTCTTCGAACAGTTCTAGAAACCGCGCGTAAGCGCAGTTCTAAAATTTCTCTCTAATACCGAAAGGCCCCGCAGGAAACTGCGAGGCTTTTTT
Proteins encoded:
- a CDS encoding Hsp20/alpha crystallin family protein → MMNANVIPTAFYGLQNLIDSLNSLNANDKTEKAECVKREYTYSPKADYYEVENGFVLEVELPGVKKEDLDMQIEKNILTVKASRSRKDNKVNYERSFRLADDIDTENIKVTLENGILSFGLVKKQQAAARKLNVV
- a CDS encoding PHB depolymerase family esterase; translated protein: MKRKFDLMGVALLTSVAMFIACGDDSGSNPKTDDPIFSYDSSSSADVIIPGSSAIDPASSGSEPTVANSSSDAVTPVPGSSSDAMTPVPGSSSDAIVPLPASSSGAVVESSSSVPAAISSSSVAVASSSSSSNPVVESSSSEIALGPTEKTYAFGYALKNAPRPSKGCGKNSSLTKTKSVENGDRFTMNVAGLDREYFITLPKNYDNTKPYKLLFAMHCMGSNAEDFVHHYADQDHPSPYYGQQKLDTEGNYIFVSPRGDTQEPGAMWQAPWRGGDDKDHLFFDQLLTTMEDNYCIDTSRVFVTGFSFGSMYSYSLAEEFQERVRAVVTYAVADYNIYEPHKSGTEKQLPIAWMNVHGKNDGTCPYNTALTSALPRVLKKNGKASDGDSKFTDASSEKPQEVGGSGHLCYDFKNVDERFPVKWCSWNGGHQWTAYDNGNWQSTWVPEEVHKFFEQF